Proteins encoded in a region of the Streptococcus sanguinis genome:
- the folP gene encoding dihydropteroate synthase, whose protein sequence is MVNLKAIAPDGRTGLCGIINATPDSFSDGGRYNTVETALSQARKLIAEGAHMLDIGGESTRPGSHFVAIQEEIERVVPVIEAIRRESDIVISVDTWKSEVAAAALAAGADIINDITGLLGDEKMAETAAKYGAPVIVMFNPVMARPQHASSRIFPEFGFGSAVTKEELSLFTELPIAELMWKCFEKSLKVAENAGLSRDNIMLDPGIGFGLTKRENLLILQELGSLHQAGFPIFLGVSRKRFLVSILEENGFEINPETQEGFENRDIASAHLTSLAASRGVEVVRVHEVAKHRMAAAVGDAIRLAQQTEDLNLGQYK, encoded by the coding sequence ATGGTAAATCTAAAAGCAATTGCTCCAGATGGCCGAACGGGCCTCTGTGGTATTATCAATGCGACGCCGGATTCCTTTTCAGATGGTGGGCGCTACAACACGGTTGAGACGGCATTGTCTCAGGCTAGAAAGCTGATTGCTGAGGGAGCTCACATGCTGGATATTGGTGGTGAGTCTACTCGGCCAGGCAGTCATTTTGTGGCTATTCAAGAAGAGATAGAGCGGGTGGTGCCGGTCATTGAAGCTATTCGTCGGGAAAGTGATATTGTGATTTCTGTGGACACTTGGAAGTCGGAAGTGGCTGCAGCAGCTTTGGCTGCGGGTGCAGATATTATAAACGATATTACTGGTCTCTTGGGCGATGAAAAGATGGCGGAGACGGCTGCGAAATATGGCGCGCCAGTCATTGTCATGTTTAATCCAGTGATGGCTCGTCCTCAACATGCCAGCTCAAGGATTTTCCCAGAATTTGGCTTTGGTTCAGCCGTCACAAAGGAAGAGTTATCTCTTTTTACAGAGCTGCCGATTGCAGAACTAATGTGGAAGTGTTTTGAGAAATCTTTGAAGGTGGCCGAAAATGCTGGCCTTTCGCGTGATAATATCATGCTGGATCCAGGGATTGGTTTCGGTTTAACCAAGCGGGAGAATCTTCTCATTTTGCAGGAGCTGGGTAGTCTCCATCAGGCTGGTTTCCCTATTTTTCTTGGGGTTTCTCGTAAGCGGTTTCTCGTTAGTATCTTAGAAGAAAACGGCTTTGAGATCAATCCTGAGACTCAGGAAGGCTTTGAAAACCGTGATATAGCTTCAGCCCATCTGACTAGCCTTGCGGCCAGCAGAGGTGTTGAAGTTGTCAGAGTACACGAAGTTGCTAAGCACCGGATGGCTGCTGCCGTTGGCGATGCGATTCGTCTAGCGCAGCAGACAGAAGATCTCAATCTAGGTCAGTATAAGTAA
- a CDS encoding acetate kinase, which produces MSKTISINAGSSSLKWQLYQMPEEKVLAKGLLERIGLKDSISTVKFDGRSEKQVLDIEDHTQAVKILLDDLKRFNIIESYDEITGVGHRVVAGGEYFKDSALVDEEVIQKVEELSLLAPLHNPANAAGIRAFREILPDITSVVVFDTSFHTTMPEKAYRYPIPTKYYTENKVRKYGAHGTSHEYVAKEAAKILGRPIEELKLITCHIGNGASITAVDKGVSVDTSMGFTPLGGVMMGTRTGDIDPAIIPYLMQYTDDFNTPEDISRVLNRESGLLGVSEKSSDMRDIHEAMRAGDAKAQLANDIFVDRIQKYIGQYLAVLNGADAIIFTAGIGENSVTIRRLVVEGISWFGCNVDPEKNVRGAEGVISSPDAKVKVLVIPTDEELVIARDVERFKNQ; this is translated from the coding sequence ATGTCGAAAACAATTTCCATTAATGCAGGAAGCTCAAGCTTAAAATGGCAACTCTATCAGATGCCAGAAGAAAAGGTCTTGGCTAAGGGCCTGCTGGAACGGATTGGTCTCAAGGATTCTATTTCAACAGTGAAGTTTGATGGTCGGTCAGAGAAGCAGGTTCTTGATATTGAAGATCACACGCAGGCCGTAAAAATTTTGCTGGATGATTTGAAACGCTTTAATATCATTGAATCTTATGATGAGATTACCGGTGTGGGCCATCGTGTTGTGGCTGGCGGTGAATACTTTAAGGATTCAGCTCTCGTTGATGAAGAAGTGATTCAAAAGGTAGAGGAGTTGTCTCTTCTAGCTCCATTGCATAATCCAGCCAACGCTGCAGGCATCCGTGCTTTTAGAGAAATTCTGCCAGACATCACCAGCGTGGTAGTCTTTGATACCTCTTTCCATACCACTATGCCGGAGAAAGCTTATCGCTATCCGATTCCGACTAAATATTACACTGAAAACAAGGTTCGCAAGTACGGAGCTCACGGAACTAGCCATGAGTATGTGGCCAAGGAAGCTGCTAAAATTTTGGGTCGTCCGATTGAAGAACTCAAACTTATCACTTGCCATATCGGTAACGGAGCTTCCATCACAGCAGTTGACAAGGGCGTTTCTGTAGATACCTCTATGGGATTCACACCACTTGGCGGCGTCATGATGGGAACGCGTACAGGAGATATCGACCCCGCTATCATTCCTTACCTGATGCAATACACAGATGACTTTAATACTCCAGAAGATATTAGCCGCGTCTTGAACCGTGAGTCAGGCCTGCTGGGAGTTTCTGAGAAGTCTAGTGATATGCGTGATATCCATGAGGCAATGCGGGCAGGTGATGCCAAGGCTCAATTAGCCAACGACATTTTTGTAGACCGGATTCAGAAATACATTGGTCAGTATCTTGCTGTTTTGAATGGAGCTGATGCTATCATCTTTACCGCAGGAATCGGTGAAAATTCTGTAACCATTCGTAGATTGGTTGTTGAAGGTATCTCTTGGTTTGGCTGTAACGTGGATCCAGAAAAGAATGTGCGTGGTGCTGAAGGCGTGATTTCAAGTCCTGATGCCAAGGTCAAAGTCTTGGTTATCCCGACTGATGAAGAATTGGTCATCGCGCGTGATGTTGAACGATTCAAAAATCAATAA
- the comGE gene encoding competence type IV pilus minor pilin ComGE: protein MASLKRRQLQASILLEALVAMAVFAAIASLLLGQISRSRKEQRVLLQQEEVLRVARMALQTGQEELHINGIAVRQLKTEKQLLVYHEGEVVIRVQKP from the coding sequence ATGGCAAGTTTAAAAAGACGACAGCTTCAAGCTAGCATTCTGCTAGAAGCTCTGGTGGCCATGGCAGTTTTTGCGGCTATTGCCAGTTTGCTTTTGGGGCAGATTAGCCGGTCTCGTAAGGAGCAGCGGGTCCTTTTGCAGCAGGAAGAGGTGCTCCGGGTAGCTCGCATGGCTCTGCAGACAGGGCAGGAAGAGCTTCATATCAACGGAATTGCTGTACGTCAGCTTAAGACAGAAAAGCAGCTGCTGGTCTATCATGAGGGGGAGGTAGTCATTCGTGTTCAAAAACCTTAA
- a CDS encoding CPBP family intramembrane glutamic endopeptidase — protein sequence MLAVKNCLYKKRKLSYTRKEKEEDMKAILKKLEYILLTLFVLFLSQIPFIFIRQMTASEKSFSAGQTIFVLVVYLLIIFFVLRMAKQEELLSLDFSFFKWSSLGWLAVSNVVMIGVNMLGAIIMMLEGQAISTANQDALNVLFQHVPKILLVVGAVIQAPILEEVVFRGLIPQKIFTKHYVLGLVVGVILFGLFHSPTNIGSFVIYAGMGAVLAAVAYIFKRLEMSILAHMLRNGVAVLIMILTGLVNK from the coding sequence ATGCTTGCAGTTAAGAATTGTCTATACAAAAAGAGAAAATTAAGCTATACTAGGAAGGAAAAGGAGGAAGATATGAAAGCAATTCTAAAAAAATTAGAGTACATCCTACTGACTCTGTTTGTCTTATTTCTCAGCCAGATACCATTTATATTTATCCGACAGATGACTGCTTCTGAGAAGAGTTTTTCAGCTGGACAGACTATCTTTGTGCTGGTGGTATATCTTTTGATTATCTTTTTTGTTCTGAGAATGGCTAAGCAAGAAGAACTGCTGAGTCTTGACTTTAGCTTCTTCAAATGGTCTTCGTTGGGCTGGTTAGCTGTTTCTAATGTTGTCATGATTGGTGTCAACATGTTGGGAGCAATTATTATGATGCTGGAAGGTCAGGCCATATCCACTGCCAATCAGGATGCCTTGAATGTATTATTTCAGCATGTACCCAAGATTTTATTAGTGGTAGGAGCTGTGATTCAGGCCCCTATCTTGGAGGAAGTAGTCTTTCGTGGCTTGATTCCTCAGAAGATTTTTACCAAGCATTATGTTTTGGGATTGGTTGTAGGAGTCATTCTTTTCGGTCTTTTTCATAGTCCGACCAACATCGGCAGTTTTGTTATATATGCAGGTATGGGGGCTGTTTTAGCCGCGGTTGCTTACATATTTAAGCGTTTGGAAATGTCTATTTTGGCACACATGCTGAGAAATGGAGTTGCAGTACTCATTATGATACTGACAGGTTTGGTGAACAAGTAA
- a CDS encoding bifunctional folylpolyglutamate synthase/dihydrofolate synthase gives MKKQELPDLSWLEAYRTASPNFGLERMERLLELRGNPHLQLPAIHIAGTNGKGSTIAHLRQLLEVRDLRVGTFTSPYLVSYNEQIAINGNAISDQDLQRLLSLYQDLLAQHAADSSLQGVTEFEIITALAYDYFVQQQVDVAIIEVGMGGLLDSTNVCQPLLTAITTVGLDHVALLGDSLEAIAQQKAGIIKPGVPLVTGRLEPEALAVVEQKAAEKDAPHFSWSQDYQVEHQESEEGECFSFSNAYRVKDSYQTALMGLHQADNAGLALHLCDLYCQLQSLPFLTKEEVERALLAAVWPGRLERISDQPLILLDGAHNPHALRSLAATLDQHYPTYRKHILFACIQTKALDDMVELLQKIPKAAISLTTFADPRSFSKESMQALAEQQGLSYKEWPDYLADYLAVEHESDELLLITGSLYFLAQVRKSILENRKLDFAERPSQSSQLSKNKNEHRSIYGHEEN, from the coding sequence ATGAAAAAACAAGAATTACCTGATTTAAGCTGGCTGGAAGCCTATCGGACAGCCAGTCCCAATTTTGGTTTGGAGCGGATGGAGCGTTTGCTGGAGCTGCGGGGGAATCCGCATTTGCAGCTACCAGCCATTCATATTGCAGGGACGAATGGCAAGGGCTCAACCATTGCCCATCTGCGCCAACTTTTGGAGGTGCGAGACCTGCGTGTTGGCACCTTTACCTCTCCTTATCTAGTCAGCTACAATGAGCAGATTGCCATTAATGGCAATGCGATTTCCGACCAAGACCTTCAGAGATTGCTGAGCCTTTATCAAGACCTCTTGGCCCAGCATGCGGCTGACTCTAGTTTACAGGGAGTGACTGAGTTTGAGATTATAACTGCTCTGGCTTATGATTATTTTGTCCAGCAGCAGGTGGATGTGGCTATTATCGAGGTCGGCATGGGTGGGCTTTTGGACAGTACCAATGTCTGCCAGCCTTTGCTGACTGCAATCACGACAGTCGGTCTGGATCATGTGGCCCTGCTGGGTGACAGTCTAGAGGCTATTGCCCAGCAAAAAGCAGGCATTATCAAGCCTGGAGTTCCCCTTGTGACCGGTAGGTTGGAGCCGGAGGCTCTGGCAGTAGTCGAGCAAAAGGCTGCTGAAAAAGATGCTCCTCACTTTTCTTGGTCTCAAGACTATCAAGTGGAACATCAAGAGTCAGAGGAGGGGGAGTGCTTTTCCTTTTCGAATGCCTATCGGGTCAAAGACTCCTATCAAACAGCTCTGATGGGACTGCATCAGGCGGACAATGCTGGATTGGCTCTGCACTTGTGTGACCTATACTGTCAGCTGCAGTCGCTGCCCTTTTTAACAAAAGAAGAGGTTGAGAGGGCCTTGCTTGCTGCTGTATGGCCAGGGCGTTTGGAAAGGATATCGGATCAGCCGCTCATCCTTCTGGATGGAGCCCATAATCCCCATGCTCTGCGGTCGTTAGCAGCGACATTGGACCAGCATTATCCGACGTATAGAAAGCATATTTTATTTGCTTGTATCCAAACCAAGGCCTTGGATGATATGGTGGAGCTGCTGCAAAAGATTCCCAAAGCAGCTATAAGCTTGACAACCTTTGCTGATCCGCGGAGTTTTTCTAAAGAAAGTATGCAAGCCTTGGCCGAGCAGCAAGGTCTGTCTTACAAAGAATGGCCGGATTATTTAGCAGATTATTTAGCAGTAGAGCATGAGTCAGATGAGCTTTTGCTGATTACGGGTTCTCTTTATTTTCTGGCTCAGGTTAGAAAATCAATCCTTGAGAATCGCAAGTTAGACTTTGCTGAGCGTCCTTCTCAGTCAAGTCAATTATCAAAAAATAAAAATGAACATAGGAGTATATATGGACACGAAGAAAATTGA
- the comGF gene encoding competence type IV pilus minor pilin ComGF, which yields MFKNLKVKAFTLLEALVALLVLSGGMLVFQAMTQLLSSELHQQENNQQQEWLLFADQLETELSRSQFDKVEDNKIYIRQDGRDLALGKSKGDDFRKTDKSGRGYQPMIYGLEAADIHQKGKLIHMHFRFEKGLEREFIYRVEEES from the coding sequence GTGTTCAAAAACCTTAAAGTCAAGGCCTTTACTCTCTTGGAGGCCTTAGTAGCCTTGCTGGTTCTCAGTGGTGGCATGCTGGTCTTTCAGGCCATGACCCAGCTCTTATCTTCAGAACTGCATCAGCAGGAGAATAATCAGCAGCAAGAGTGGCTTTTGTTTGCCGACCAACTGGAGACGGAGCTTTCGCGAAGTCAATTTGATAAGGTTGAAGATAACAAAATCTACATCAGACAGGATGGCAGGGACCTGGCCTTGGGTAAATCCAAGGGGGATGATTTCCGTAAAACAGATAAGAGCGGTCGCGGCTACCAGCCGATGATTTATGGTTTGGAAGCAGCTGATATCCATCAGAAAGGTAAGCTTATTCATATGCATTTTCGCTTTGAAAAAGGCTTAGAGAGGGAGTTCATCTATCGTGTGGAAGAAGAAAGTTGA
- a CDS encoding class I SAM-dependent methyltransferase, with the protein MNFEKIEQAYTLILENVQNIQNALATNFYDALIEQNGIYLDGDTDLQEVLTNDEKIRSLHLNKEEWRRAYQFILMKAAQTEPMQVNHQFTPDTIGFLITFLLDQLAHGEEADVLEIGSGTGSLAETILNHTQKKIDYLGLELDDLLIDLSASIAEVMNSKAHFAQGDAVRPQFLKESDIIISDLPVGYYPDDSIASRYEVASTDEHTYAHHLLMEQSLKYLKPGGYAIFLAPNDLLTSAQAPLLKKWLLAKAQFIAMITLPESIFSSSKHAKTLFVLRKQEANNIQPFIYPLRDLQDHDEMFKFRQSFQNWYKDSEIQTKF; encoded by the coding sequence ATGAATTTTGAAAAGATAGAACAAGCTTATACTCTGATTCTCGAAAACGTCCAGAATATCCAAAACGCTCTGGCGACCAATTTTTATGATGCTCTGATTGAGCAGAACGGCATTTACCTAGATGGAGATACGGACTTACAAGAGGTTCTGACCAACGATGAAAAAATCCGCTCTCTGCATTTGAACAAGGAAGAGTGGCGGAGAGCCTATCAGTTTATCCTGATGAAGGCGGCCCAGACGGAGCCCATGCAGGTCAATCATCAGTTCACTCCTGATACAATTGGTTTTCTGATTACTTTCTTATTGGACCAGCTAGCTCACGGAGAGGAAGCTGATGTATTAGAAATCGGCAGCGGAACAGGAAGTTTGGCGGAGACCATTCTCAACCATACCCAAAAGAAGATAGACTACTTAGGTCTGGAGTTGGATGACTTGTTAATCGATCTTTCAGCCAGCATTGCGGAGGTTATGAACTCTAAGGCTCACTTTGCTCAGGGGGATGCAGTTCGGCCTCAGTTTCTGAAAGAGAGTGATATCATTATCAGTGATTTACCGGTCGGTTATTATCCAGACGACAGTATCGCCTCTCGCTATGAAGTAGCGAGTACAGATGAGCACACTTATGCCCATCATCTCCTGATGGAGCAATCGCTCAAATATCTGAAGCCAGGTGGTTATGCTATATTTCTGGCGCCAAATGACCTCTTGACCAGCGCTCAAGCTCCTCTGCTGAAAAAATGGCTCCTAGCCAAGGCTCAGTTTATCGCGATGATAACCTTGCCAGAGTCTATTTTCTCAAGCAGCAAGCATGCCAAAACTCTTTTTGTATTGAGGAAACAAGAAGCGAATAATATTCAGCCTTTTATCTATCCTCTGCGGGATTTGCAGGATCATGATGAAATGTTTAAATTCCGTCAAAGTTTTCAAAACTGGTACAAAGATAGTGAAATTCAAACAAAATTTTGA
- a CDS encoding CAAX protease family protein — protein MLKLEKIIQLLLLAMLTQTGLLLILHPMPHRLVFSHANLLFMVGLLGLLFCCAFYFSRQLQEIKGSLRQSSNYRHLLFLYFLMILVNAAGVLLLCGKEAQSGQAMEQMLTESFLSSSLLLLGIDIAVLSPAAPKFVGRDFSLRYRKSWGIALGLLCFSLAKNLQETLCFLSYLVLGLVFAHLLRPYFQRLELSMLAHILRNMIILSLLPFCF, from the coding sequence ATGCTGAAATTAGAGAAAATCATTCAATTGTTATTGCTGGCTATGTTGACTCAGACGGGACTGCTGCTCATACTTCATCCAATGCCTCATCGCTTGGTCTTTAGTCATGCTAATTTGCTTTTTATGGTGGGCTTGCTGGGATTGCTTTTTTGTTGTGCCTTTTATTTTTCCAGACAACTGCAGGAAATCAAAGGTTCTTTGCGTCAGTCAAGCAACTATCGACACCTGCTTTTCTTGTATTTTTTGATGATTTTGGTCAATGCTGCGGGGGTTCTTCTGCTGTGTGGTAAGGAGGCGCAGTCAGGACAGGCGATGGAGCAGATGCTAACGGAGAGTTTTCTGTCATCTTCTCTTTTGCTTCTGGGGATTGATATTGCCGTTTTATCCCCTGCGGCACCGAAATTTGTTGGTAGGGACTTCTCTCTTCGCTATCGGAAGAGCTGGGGGATTGCACTAGGTTTGCTCTGCTTTTCCCTTGCGAAAAATCTTCAGGAAACTCTGTGTTTTCTCTCCTATCTAGTTTTGGGATTAGTCTTCGCCCATCTCCTCAGGCCTTATTTTCAGCGTTTGGAGCTGTCTATGCTGGCCCATATTCTCCGAAATATGATTATTCTCAGCCTTTTACCCTTTTGCTTTTAG
- the comGG gene encoding competence type IV pilus minor pilin ComGG, whose translation MWKKKVDAGILLYALLMAAVFSLLLQFYLNRQVSSQRLQLFNRERTEAYAMAVLTKAGSKEDSGEMEFEQGKAVYRRQGKNFEISSQLSSGHSYSFTFSTSKKDEDKAKEDKKATDKKEKAISDEAGKSD comes from the coding sequence GTGTGGAAGAAGAAAGTTGATGCTGGTATTTTACTGTATGCGCTGCTGATGGCCGCTGTCTTTAGCCTACTCCTGCAGTTTTATCTCAACCGTCAAGTCAGCAGTCAGCGTTTGCAGCTTTTCAACAGGGAAAGGACGGAAGCCTATGCAATGGCAGTTCTGACAAAAGCTGGGTCCAAGGAGGATAGCGGTGAGATGGAGTTTGAACAGGGCAAGGCTGTCTATCGCAGGCAAGGGAAGAATTTTGAAATCAGCAGTCAGCTCAGCAGCGGTCATTCTTATTCCTTTACTTTTAGTACTTCTAAGAAAGATGAGGATAAAGCAAAGGAAGACAAGAAAGCAACTGACAAAAAAGAGAAAGCGATTTCGGACGAAGCTGGTAAATCGGACTAA
- the comGD gene encoding competence type IV pilus minor pilin ComGD has protein sequence MENTVAKLKRLPIKAFTLLESLLVLFVVSFLLLGLSGSVRAGFNQVQEQLFFLEFERLYQETQRLSLASHEKLSLKLSGRQISNGYQELDFPQTLQEHEQQVIQFDRAGGNSSLSKIIFQTEDRTVVYQLYMGNGKFKKTTASS, from the coding sequence ATGGAAAACACAGTGGCGAAACTCAAGCGGTTGCCAATTAAGGCTTTTACACTGCTGGAAAGTCTACTCGTTCTTTTTGTTGTTAGTTTTCTACTACTAGGCTTATCTGGCTCGGTAAGGGCTGGCTTCAATCAGGTTCAAGAGCAACTCTTCTTTTTAGAGTTTGAGAGACTCTATCAGGAGACGCAGAGGCTGAGCTTAGCCAGTCATGAGAAGCTTTCCCTGAAGCTTTCAGGACGGCAGATTTCCAATGGCTATCAAGAGCTGGATTTTCCGCAAACTCTGCAGGAACATGAGCAGCAGGTTATCCAGTTTGACCGGGCCGGTGGGAACTCATCGCTCAGCAAGATTATTTTTCAGACGGAGGACAGGACAGTTGTTTACCAACTTTATATGGGCAATGGCAAGTTTAAAAAGACGACAGCTTCAAGCTAG
- the comGB gene encoding competence type IV pilus assembly protein ComGB, producing the protein MISFLQKDISVLSKGRPKKLSTPKQKKIIELFHNLFSSGFHLAEIVDFLRRSALLEEVYVAEMRAGLSAGQSFSEIVSRLGFSDSVVTQLSLSELHGNLTLSLGKIEAYLENLSKVKKKLIEVGTYPLMLLGFLVLIMLGLRNYLLPQLDSQNLATRLINHLPQIFLWSSLALAVLVSVALFYYRKSSKIRFFSKLAALPFIGRLVQAYLTAYYAREWGNMIGQGLELSQIFAIMQDQPSQLFQEIGVDMAAALQAGQGYADKVASYPFFKKELSLMIEYGEVKSKLGSELEVYAEKTWEEFFLRINRAMNFIQPLVFIFVALVIVLLYAAMLLPIYQNMEVHL; encoded by the coding sequence TTGATCAGCTTTTTGCAGAAGGACATATCAGTGCTGAGCAAAGGCAGACCGAAAAAATTGTCTACGCCTAAGCAGAAAAAGATTATTGAGCTCTTTCATAATCTCTTTAGCAGCGGTTTTCACCTAGCAGAGATTGTAGACTTTCTGAGACGAAGTGCCTTGCTGGAGGAAGTGTATGTCGCAGAAATGCGGGCAGGATTGTCAGCTGGCCAGTCCTTTTCAGAGATTGTCAGCCGACTGGGATTTTCCGACAGCGTTGTCACCCAGCTGTCCTTATCTGAGCTGCATGGCAATTTGACTCTAAGTCTGGGGAAAATTGAGGCCTATCTGGAAAATCTGTCCAAGGTTAAGAAAAAATTGATAGAGGTAGGGACTTATCCTCTCATGCTGCTGGGCTTTTTGGTCCTTATCATGCTGGGATTGCGCAACTATCTTCTGCCTCAATTGGACAGCCAGAATCTAGCTACTCGTCTGATTAATCACCTGCCTCAGATCTTTTTGTGGAGCAGCCTTGCTTTAGCTGTCTTGGTTTCAGTGGCTCTCTTTTACTATCGAAAGTCATCTAAGATTCGTTTTTTCAGCAAACTAGCAGCTCTGCCTTTTATTGGACGTTTGGTACAGGCTTACTTGACAGCTTATTATGCTCGTGAATGGGGAAATATGATTGGTCAGGGCTTGGAGTTGAGTCAGATTTTTGCGATTATGCAGGATCAACCTTCCCAACTCTTTCAGGAGATCGGAGTAGACATGGCGGCCGCTTTGCAAGCTGGACAAGGTTATGCGGACAAGGTGGCAAGCTATCCATTCTTTAAGAAAGAATTGTCCCTGATGATCGAGTATGGTGAGGTCAAGTCCAAGCTAGGCAGTGAGCTGGAAGTCTATGCAGAAAAGACTTGGGAGGAATTTTTCCTACGTATCAACCGAGCCATGAATTTCATTCAGCCCCTAGTATTTATTTTTGTTGCCTTAGTGATTGTTTTACTTTATGCGGCAATGCTCTTGCCCATTTATCAGAATATGGAGGTTCATTTGTAA
- the comGC gene encoding competence type IV pilus major pilin ComGC, protein MKKLNTLKVQAFTLVEMLIVLLVISVLLLLFVPNLTKQKDAVSDTGTAAVVKVVESQAELYELKNTNEKASLSKLVSAGNISQKQADSYKAYYGKHSGETQAVAN, encoded by the coding sequence ATGAAAAAACTTAATACCTTAAAAGTTCAAGCATTCACCCTTGTGGAAATGCTGATTGTCTTGCTGGTTATCAGCGTTCTCTTGCTGCTCTTTGTGCCTAATCTGACCAAGCAAAAAGATGCTGTTTCAGATACAGGAACTGCAGCGGTGGTCAAGGTGGTAGAAAGCCAGGCGGAGCTCTATGAGCTGAAGAATACCAATGAAAAGGCTAGCCTAAGCAAGCTGGTCAGCGCAGGAAATATCAGCCAGAAACAGGCAGATTCTTATAAGGCTTACTATGGAAAACACAGTGGCGAAACTCAAGCGGTTGCCAATTAA
- the folK gene encoding 2-amino-4-hydroxy-6-hydroxymethyldihydropteridine diphosphokinase has translation MDQLRIKDLEVYAYHGLFGAEKELGQRFVLDLILDYDMTRAAKTGDLTASIHYGELAQDLTRWCQESKEDLIETLAYKLIDRVFLTHPLVQKVSLEVKKPWAPVPLPLETCSVKLMRQKRKAFIALGSNQGSPAANLDAALEKMAEQNIRILQVSSRIKTEPWGGVEQDPFLNQVVEVETWLNPEELMQTLLAIEAALGRVREIKWGPRVIDLDILYIGQEEFYSPDLIVPHPYVAERAFVLQSLVEIAPHFVDPVQKKSIRQLWDEVEK, from the coding sequence ATGGATCAGCTGCGCATTAAGGATTTGGAAGTGTATGCTTATCACGGTCTGTTTGGAGCAGAGAAGGAATTGGGCCAGCGTTTTGTGCTGGATCTGATTTTGGACTATGATATGACTCGGGCTGCCAAAACAGGCGACCTGACGGCTTCTATCCACTATGGAGAATTGGCTCAAGATTTGACCCGCTGGTGTCAGGAAAGCAAGGAAGACTTGATTGAGACACTGGCTTACAAGTTGATTGATCGGGTTTTTCTGACTCACCCTTTGGTGCAGAAGGTCAGCTTGGAGGTCAAGAAGCCTTGGGCACCAGTGCCGCTGCCTTTAGAGACCTGCTCAGTCAAGCTAATGCGTCAAAAGCGGAAAGCCTTTATTGCTTTGGGTAGCAATCAAGGCAGCCCAGCTGCCAATCTGGATGCTGCTTTGGAAAAAATGGCAGAGCAAAATATAAGAATTTTGCAGGTATCAAGCCGTATCAAGACAGAGCCTTGGGGTGGCGTTGAGCAGGATCCGTTTCTCAATCAAGTTGTTGAAGTGGAGACCTGGCTCAATCCTGAGGAGTTAATGCAGACACTCTTGGCTATCGAAGCGGCACTAGGGCGCGTGCGGGAAATCAAATGGGGACCGCGTGTGATTGATCTGGATATTCTTTACATAGGACAAGAAGAGTTTTATAGTCCGGACTTGATTGTTCCTCATCCTTATGTGGCTGAACGAGCTTTTGTCTTGCAATCTCTGGTGGAAATCGCGCCACACTTTGTCGATCCAGTACAGAAAAAAAGCATCCGCCAACTCTGGGATGAGGTTGAAAAATGA
- the folE gene encoding GTP cyclohydrolase I FolE, translating into MDTKKIEAAVAQIIEAVGEDGSREGLQETPQRIAKMYQEIFAGLGGTAEEHLAKSFEIIDNNMVVEKDIFFHSMCEHHFLPFYGKVHIAYVPNGRVAGLSKLARTVEVYAKKPQIQERLTVEIAEALMDYLGAQGALVWVEAEHMCMNMRGVRKPGTATVTTAARGILATDKDLKNEAYKLMGH; encoded by the coding sequence ATGGACACGAAGAAAATTGAAGCGGCTGTAGCCCAGATTATTGAGGCGGTTGGAGAAGATGGAAGCCGCGAAGGTTTGCAGGAGACGCCACAGCGCATTGCTAAAATGTACCAGGAAATCTTTGCTGGGCTGGGTGGGACTGCTGAGGAGCATCTGGCTAAGTCTTTTGAAATCATTGACAATAATATGGTAGTGGAGAAGGATATTTTCTTTCATTCCATGTGTGAGCATCACTTCCTGCCATTTTACGGGAAGGTTCACATCGCCTATGTGCCTAATGGTCGGGTAGCAGGCTTGTCCAAGCTGGCCCGAACGGTAGAGGTCTATGCCAAGAAACCGCAGATTCAAGAGCGATTGACCGTAGAGATTGCTGAAGCCTTGATGGACTATCTGGGTGCTCAAGGGGCCTTGGTCTGGGTGGAAGCTGAGCATATGTGTATGAATATGCGCGGAGTCAGAAAGCCTGGCACTGCAACGGTTACTACAGCGGCGCGTGGCATTTTAGCGACGGACAAGGACCTAAAAAATGAAGCTTACAAACTGATGGGACATTGA